One region of Halomicrobium sp. LC1Hm genomic DNA includes:
- a CDS encoding nucleotidyltransferase family protein, which yields MRTAESVTLDASLAVDSLQTVLREHSVRLAILFGSYATETIHPESDIDLAVEFDDLRQTEPEYNDVFFGLSAELSDVLETNDVDLVDLHAVSPSLATSIFENGVLLVGEAEHATELRRQLTVPEDDQQSPRERLDAALERIDDHLGDSDTGVPAAGESEDSG from the coding sequence ATGAGGACTGCTGAGTCGGTCACGCTTGATGCTTCCCTTGCTGTCGACAGCCTTCAGACTGTCCTCCGGGAGCATTCGGTACGGCTCGCGATTCTCTTTGGCTCTTACGCCACCGAGACGATTCATCCTGAGAGCGATATCGACCTCGCGGTCGAATTCGATGATCTTCGGCAAACCGAACCGGAGTATAATGACGTGTTCTTCGGATTGAGTGCCGAACTGAGTGACGTACTTGAGACGAATGACGTGGACCTGGTGGACCTCCACGCGGTCTCGCCATCGCTTGCAACATCGATCTTCGAGAACGGGGTCCTGCTTGTTGGTGAAGCGGAGCACGCTACCGAGCTTCGTCGTCAGCTCACAGTGCCTGAAGATGACCAGCAATCGCCTCGCGAACGGCTGGATGCGGCCTTGGAGAGAATCGACGACCATCTCGGCGATAGCGATACTGGGGTGCCAGCTGCGGGCGAGTCAGAGGATAGCGGATGA
- a CDS encoding DUF6735 family protein — translation MGHRALVAYERPDGLYNCHYSHWGGMNLTLMDKIAPQTPFAGQTPSKEIKRCFEESLDTPRDASFESPPLNDCPIDLDPIEVAITLDDIAFTTLDYLHHEAFYVVSQSFEVTPYRTVWLGLTQDSETIEAAPTIGNGAYYTVRWYEGVPVGDGVMRGRCKALKDITGDMLDRDVFDEESATKYLIQKLRFWTRDEELHVTRPAQP, via the coding sequence ATGGGACACAGAGCACTCGTTGCCTACGAACGACCGGATGGACTGTATAACTGCCACTACTCACACTGGGGCGGGATGAATCTCACACTCATGGACAAAATAGCTCCACAGACACCCTTCGCTGGCCAAACACCCTCGAAGGAAATCAAGAGGTGCTTCGAAGAATCTCTCGACACACCACGTGACGCTTCCTTCGAATCACCACCTCTGAATGACTGTCCGATCGATCTTGATCCCATAGAAGTCGCGATCACCCTCGATGATATCGCCTTCACGACGCTCGATTATCTTCATCACGAAGCGTTCTACGTCGTCTCCCAGTCGTTCGAGGTCACGCCGTATCGGACAGTCTGGCTTGGACTAACGCAGGATTCAGAAACCATTGAGGCGGCACCGACGATCGGCAATGGCGCGTACTATACGGTTCGGTGGTACGAGGGCGTTCCCGTCGGTGACGGCGTCATGCGTGGTCGCTGTAAGGCCCTGAAAGACATCACGGGAGACATGCTCGATCGCGACGTCTTCGACGAAGAGAGCGCGACGAAATACCTGATCCAGAAGCTCAGGTTCTGGACTCGCGATGAAGAACTCCACGTCACTCGCCCCGCCCAGCCGTAG
- a CDS encoding sulfite exporter TauE/SafE family protein, producing MSEGYPSDWGSRRKEVYQRDDYTCQNCGAQGGPRGTAELHAHHIVPKSKGGTHSTSNLKTLCKECHNAIHGSSVAPTADTPHSHEASSSSQLEFPLDKERFPYAVAAPISSGNQIVETYDAINVVLETIEALNDLFGTLQSLPENERPERLSNRIEETTETLDDQLRNLHAELTTFDERALQSDSEATASRYSEYNEAAIELQTVVEEYRATLEGLSAIEQGGPLRGTLVELKLLADDLDEALEAYSDASEALIKRLYGEIKLELDRIDSNTTSLTPITPDTCPVCNADTTVVRGSIQETDHSYSLLRCTECDIEWTIGLQSLSVSSGPSELEGVSMAPTVWKRGADKGYSLPDDLDEFSDLSEVYEREKKRLIAAAAIGQIGILIGSYLLGSVLLWIVGTILLVVAARGLFSWRLDRVLGGSSSVLSGLLR from the coding sequence ATGAGTGAGGGGTATCCCAGCGACTGGGGATCACGCCGCAAAGAGGTGTACCAGAGAGACGATTACACCTGCCAGAATTGTGGTGCCCAAGGTGGCCCTCGTGGTACTGCAGAGCTCCATGCCCATCACATCGTTCCGAAGAGCAAGGGGGGCACCCATAGTACGAGCAATCTCAAAACACTCTGCAAGGAGTGTCATAACGCGATTCACGGGAGTTCGGTCGCTCCGACAGCGGACACACCCCACTCTCACGAGGCGTCGTCTTCATCACAACTCGAATTTCCACTGGACAAAGAGCGATTCCCGTATGCGGTGGCCGCTCCGATCTCGTCTGGGAACCAGATTGTGGAGACCTACGACGCGATAAATGTGGTGCTTGAGACGATAGAGGCGTTGAACGACCTCTTCGGGACGCTTCAGTCTCTTCCCGAAAACGAACGTCCTGAGCGACTTTCGAATAGGATTGAGGAAACCACCGAGACACTCGATGACCAGCTTCGAAATCTCCATGCTGAACTCACTACGTTTGATGAGAGAGCCCTCCAGAGTGACTCTGAGGCTACGGCCTCACGGTACAGTGAGTACAACGAGGCAGCTATCGAGCTACAGACAGTGGTGGAAGAGTACCGTGCGACGCTTGAGGGCCTATCGGCCATCGAACAGGGTGGCCCCCTTCGTGGAACGCTCGTCGAATTAAAGCTACTCGCGGATGATCTCGATGAGGCTCTCGAAGCCTACTCGGACGCTTCGGAGGCGCTCATCAAACGGCTCTACGGAGAGATCAAATTGGAACTGGATCGCATTGATTCGAACACGACCTCTCTGACACCGATTACCCCTGACACGTGTCCGGTGTGTAACGCAGACACCACCGTCGTCCGCGGATCAATTCAAGAGACCGATCATTCGTATTCGTTGTTACGCTGTACTGAATGCGATATTGAATGGACGATCGGTCTCCAGTCGCTCTCCGTCTCAAGTGGTCCTTCAGAATTGGAGGGTGTCTCAATGGCTCCGACCGTCTGGAAACGCGGGGCCGACAAGGGCTATTCTCTCCCCGACGACTTGGATGAGTTCAGCGATCTTTCAGAAGTATACGAACGAGAGAAGAAGCGACTCATTGCGGCCGCAGCGATTGGTCAGATCGGTATTTTGATCGGTAGCTATCTTCTCGGAAGCGTGTTGCTGTGGATTGTGGGTACAATCCTCCTCGTCGTAGCGGCACGCGGACTGTTTTCTTGGCGGCTGGATCGGGTGCTCGGTGGTTCTTCCTCCGTGCTCTCTGGGCTACTCCGATAG
- a CDS encoding PIN domain-containing protein, protein MKLVIDANVVISALIADSKTRELIVTLEPDLLTPAFVHDEIENYEDLIVDKSGMEPDRVTQFIDLLFQYIDIVPVEGFYPAIESAKAAIGEIDPDDVLYLACALAEGAAIWSDDSDFNEQNLVETYITSDVLNSFDTL, encoded by the coding sequence ATGAAGCTGGTTATCGACGCCAATGTCGTCATCTCTGCACTCATTGCTGATTCAAAAACGCGTGAACTCATCGTCACACTCGAACCCGACCTCTTGACGCCTGCGTTCGTCCACGACGAAATCGAGAACTACGAAGACCTGATCGTCGACAAGTCTGGGATGGAACCTGACCGAGTGACACAGTTCATCGACCTCCTGTTCCAGTACATCGACATCGTTCCAGTCGAAGGCTTCTACCCGGCTATCGAAAGTGCGAAAGCAGCCATCGGCGAGATCGACCCCGACGATGTACTCTATCTTGCGTGTGCACTTGCAGAGGGTGCGGCCATCTGGAGTGACGATTCCGACTTCAACGAGCAGAATCTGGTCGAAACGTACATCACCAGTGATGTACTGAACTCGTTCGACACCCTGTGA
- a CDS encoding AbrB/MazE/SpoVT family DNA-binding domain-containing protein yields the protein MSSDRIDAESKVSGNQANIPARIRRELDIDDGDQLRWHVEDDGSVRVEVIQQQTGTFADFDGYAGDEPTDVTSDHDAWGVDIE from the coding sequence ATGAGCAGCGACAGGATCGATGCCGAAAGCAAGGTGTCTGGAAACCAGGCGAATATCCCCGCCCGAATTCGTCGTGAACTCGATATCGATGACGGAGATCAGCTCCGCTGGCATGTCGAAGATGACGGGAGCGTTCGGGTCGAAGTCATCCAACAACAAACGGGCACGTTCGCTGACTTCGACGGCTACGCTGGCGATGAGCCGACCGATGTGACCAGTGACCACGACGCCTGGGGCGTCGACATCGAGTAG
- a CDS encoding PIN domain-containing protein yields the protein MPRALIDTTVLFAAAYQRDGAHDAALPVLRGIDDGTLPEAVVLDYVLAETLNGLTTHAGHDAAVDLLDRIEENARFHIDSLNTDALATGKARFRQHEQFSFVDACIVAYMQTEGLGYLYAFDDDFDAAEDVYRLDTATNPYDPS from the coding sequence ATGCCTCGCGCACTCATCGATACGACAGTCCTCTTTGCGGCCGCATATCAGCGAGATGGTGCACACGACGCCGCACTTCCGGTGCTTCGCGGCATCGACGATGGAACGCTTCCAGAGGCAGTCGTCCTCGACTACGTCCTCGCTGAAACGCTCAACGGCCTCACGACCCACGCCGGCCATGACGCAGCCGTCGATCTCCTTGATCGCATCGAGGAAAATGCACGCTTCCACATCGACTCACTCAACACGGACGCCCTTGCGACAGGGAAGGCCCGCTTTCGCCAACACGAGCAATTCTCCTTCGTCGATGCCTGCATTGTCGCGTATATGCAAACCGAGGGACTTGGCTATCTGTATGCGTTCGACGATGACTTCGATGCAGCCGAGGATGTCTATCGACTCGATACAGCGACGAATCCCTACGACCCAAGCTGA
- a CDS encoding RNA-guided endonuclease TnpB family protein: MAVRRTAVVKLAVSDEQRDALHRTADQYLDCANRTADYCWSSTSYTECKTNKRQVRDALYSKLRGETDLQAQLVQAAIKRAVEAVKACVERWKKGQRVSCPTFTAETLDYDTRSATFYRNKVSLATVEGRVEPSFVLPADSPTPYERYVLSEDHEFRESTLRYDTATDEFYLNISTRRIDSDDEVSEDTEHQTVLGIDLGVNSLAVSSTGTFWQGDEYDHWCREFEKRRGEMQQRGTQAAHNALLRLGKREEAWRKQYIHIVANEIVSEAVENGCDVIVFEDLTDIRKRLPQAKWHHIWAFRRLSEYVDYKAPEQGVSVEQVEPNHTSQRCSRTDCGFTHDDNRHGEHFECQKCGYEVNADYNGAKNIGLRYARKRKHRLRSSPKSGSGDAPVDVRVNGGTLNGESHRPIAGD; encoded by the coding sequence ATGGCTGTGCGTCGAACCGCCGTCGTGAAACTCGCTGTTTCCGACGAGCAACGCGACGCACTCCACCGAACCGCTGACCAATACCTCGACTGCGCAAATCGAACCGCAGACTACTGCTGGTCCAGCACCTCCTACACCGAGTGCAAGACCAACAAACGGCAGGTTCGAGACGCGCTCTACTCCAAACTTCGAGGGGAGACGGATCTACAGGCACAACTCGTTCAAGCCGCCATCAAACGCGCCGTCGAAGCCGTCAAAGCGTGTGTCGAACGCTGGAAGAAGGGACAGCGCGTCTCTTGCCCCACGTTCACCGCTGAAACGCTGGACTACGACACGCGGAGCGCGACCTTCTACCGCAACAAGGTGTCGCTAGCAACTGTCGAAGGGAGGGTCGAACCCTCGTTTGTTCTCCCGGCGGACAGTCCGACGCCCTACGAGCGGTACGTACTCTCAGAGGACCACGAGTTCCGCGAAAGTACGCTTCGGTACGACACGGCAACCGACGAGTTCTACCTCAACATCTCGACGCGGCGGATTGACAGCGACGACGAGGTTTCGGAAGATACTGAGCACCAAACGGTCCTCGGTATCGACCTCGGCGTCAACAGTCTCGCGGTGTCTTCGACCGGCACGTTCTGGCAAGGTGACGAGTATGACCACTGGTGCCGCGAGTTCGAGAAGCGGCGTGGTGAGATGCAACAGCGCGGCACGCAAGCCGCGCACAATGCCCTGCTTCGCCTCGGCAAGCGCGAGGAAGCCTGGCGGAAACAGTACATCCACATCGTCGCAAACGAGATCGTTTCGGAAGCCGTCGAGAACGGATGCGACGTGATCGTGTTCGAAGATCTAACGGACATCCGCAAGCGGCTTCCGCAGGCGAAGTGGCACCACATCTGGGCGTTCCGACGCCTTTCCGAGTACGTCGATTACAAAGCTCCCGAACAGGGCGTCTCCGTGGAGCAAGTCGAGCCGAACCACACGTCCCAACGCTGTTCTCGGACGGACTGTGGGTTCACGCACGACGATAACCGCCACGGCGAACACTTCGAGTGCCAGAAATGCGGCTACGAGGTGAACGCGGACTACAACGGCGCGAAGAATATCGGGCTACGGTATGCTCGAAAACGAAAACACAGACTCCGGTCCTCGCCCAAGTCGGGGAGCGGAGACGCACCAGTAGACGTGCGTGTGAATGGTGGGACGTTGAACGGCGAGAGTCACCGGCCTATTGCTGGCGACTGA
- a CDS encoding Cdc6/Cdc18 family protein: MSRSFTDQTDIFADETVLYDSWTPEELPERETELDDLHDALAPVARGASPHNTFVYGKTGQGKTVGVSYKLEDLRAFADDNNIDLSIVRYSCAKDNTSYQVASNLVAELSGEKPRGYDKKTVFDLLYENLQALGGTVIIVLDEIDSIGTDDDILYELPRARANDHLEDMWVSVIGISNDFEFRDNLSPKVKDTLCDEEIHFAPYDASELHSILTRRAEKAFKHGVLSEDVIPLCAAMAAQDKGSARQAIRYLYKAGELASNGGDETVTEEHVREAEAVIERKSIERGIRDLTTQDHLALTAIVALEVDGETPARTKQVYSKYTDITTHIGAESIAMRRVRDHLQDLNLAGVVNAMERNTGIQGGQHYLFELGADLGTTIDVLRENERLGDVMDRITA; the protein is encoded by the coding sequence ATGTCGCGGTCGTTCACAGACCAGACGGACATTTTCGCTGACGAGACTGTTCTCTATGACTCTTGGACGCCTGAGGAGCTTCCGGAGCGCGAAACGGAACTAGATGATCTCCACGATGCCCTCGCGCCCGTGGCGAGAGGCGCTTCCCCACACAACACGTTCGTCTACGGGAAGACGGGTCAGGGAAAGACCGTCGGTGTCTCGTACAAATTAGAGGACCTGCGTGCGTTCGCCGACGACAACAATATCGACCTCTCTATCGTTCGCTATTCGTGCGCCAAAGACAACACGAGTTATCAGGTCGCCTCGAATCTGGTTGCAGAGCTGTCGGGTGAGAAGCCGCGAGGGTACGATAAGAAGACGGTTTTTGACCTTCTGTACGAGAACCTGCAAGCGCTCGGTGGAACCGTGATTATCGTCCTCGACGAGATCGACTCGATTGGCACGGACGATGATATTCTCTATGAGTTGCCACGGGCCCGCGCCAATGACCATCTGGAGGATATGTGGGTGTCCGTCATCGGGATCTCGAACGACTTCGAGTTCCGGGACAATCTGAGCCCGAAAGTCAAGGACACCCTGTGTGACGAGGAAATCCACTTTGCGCCCTACGATGCGAGTGAACTCCACTCGATCCTTACTCGGCGTGCGGAGAAGGCATTCAAACACGGCGTTCTGTCGGAAGACGTCATTCCGCTCTGTGCGGCGATGGCAGCACAGGACAAGGGTTCAGCACGGCAGGCGATTCGGTATCTGTACAAGGCGGGTGAACTGGCGTCGAACGGCGGCGACGAAACCGTCACAGAAGAACACGTTCGGGAGGCTGAAGCAGTCATCGAGCGCAAGAGCATCGAGCGAGGCATTCGGGATTTGACCACACAGGACCATCTCGCGTTGACTGCGATCGTTGCTCTGGAAGTGGATGGGGAGACGCCGGCACGCACGAAACAGGTGTATTCGAAGTACACGGACATCACCACCCATATCGGTGCTGAATCGATCGCGATGCGACGCGTTCGTGACCATCTCCAAGATCTCAATCTGGCAGGAGTCGTGAACGCGATGGAACGAAACACGGGCATACAGGGCGGGCAGCACTATCTGTTCGAACTCGGTGCTGATCTCGGTACGACCATCGACGTCCTTCGGGAGAACGAGCGACTCGGTGATGTGATGGACCGCATCACTGCGTAG
- a CDS encoding DNA-binding protein: MSIEHSIRQEASHQEQAVEQDGEHADGPELRGSVEQEIQGKVDTNHHEAAGRGLTLVAEEKQQAREMELGRTRGRWDRRQDSDREARTRDVAEKGSRERGRTFEKRAASVDQWRDPDAVDPRAEMGREELAEVNKQAVRIKERLKGGPTTAAIGRRLAERVGRGADLVDGSVEVMEAEWMSEGAVVPIDRIEDVPRGEVSISGTVEVLWAPKHPSISQVGLIADESGKTKFTIWRKSGMPMVREGEQVLLRNVAKSWYEGRCSVALTGWSEIRFDDREQWW; this comes from the coding sequence ATGAGCATTGAGCACTCGATTCGACAAGAAGCTTCGCATCAGGAACAGGCAGTTGAACAAGATGGAGAGCATGCGGATGGACCCGAGCTACGAGGGTCGGTCGAACAGGAGATTCAGGGGAAGGTCGATACGAATCACCACGAGGCCGCTGGACGGGGACTGACGCTTGTGGCAGAGGAGAAACAACAGGCCAGAGAGATGGAACTCGGGCGAACGAGAGGGCGGTGGGATCGCAGGCAGGACTCCGATCGGGAAGCACGGACGCGAGACGTGGCTGAGAAGGGGAGTCGAGAACGAGGACGGACGTTCGAGAAGCGAGCGGCGAGCGTGGATCAGTGGCGAGATCCGGATGCGGTGGATCCTCGGGCAGAGATGGGGCGAGAGGAATTGGCAGAGGTGAACAAGCAGGCAGTGCGGATCAAAGAGCGGCTGAAAGGCGGGCCGACGACGGCGGCGATTGGTCGGCGACTCGCTGAGAGGGTTGGACGTGGTGCGGATCTCGTGGATGGGTCAGTCGAAGTGATGGAAGCCGAGTGGATGAGCGAAGGGGCAGTTGTGCCAATCGATCGAATCGAGGATGTGCCCAGAGGGGAGGTGAGCATTTCTGGGACTGTGGAGGTACTGTGGGCTCCGAAGCATCCGAGCATCAGTCAGGTGGGGCTGATCGCAGACGAGAGTGGGAAAACGAAATTCACGATCTGGCGGAAGTCTGGAATGCCGATGGTCAGGGAAGGTGAACAGGTGTTGCTACGGAATGTGGCCAAGAGCTGGTACGAGGGACGGTGTTCAGTCGCACTGACTGGCTGGTCGGAGATCAGATTCGACGATCGCGAGCAGTGGTGGTAG
- a CDS encoding VOC family protein, protein MSDTTDPHARLVGMNHVALEVGDIEDALDFYGDIFDVELRGRSDTSAFIDMGDQFIALSETNDETDDDRQRHFGLVVDDATVVEKRLEELDVEVLPGRGLDFRDPWGNRIQIVAYEDIQYTKPDHVLRAMGLDELEKTADAIAELEEKGMSPE, encoded by the coding sequence ATGAGCGACACAACGGATCCCCATGCTCGTCTCGTTGGCATGAACCACGTCGCCCTCGAAGTCGGCGACATCGAGGATGCACTGGATTTCTACGGGGACATATTCGACGTCGAGTTGCGTGGACGCTCAGACACCAGTGCATTCATCGACATGGGCGATCAGTTCATCGCGCTCTCGGAAACAAACGACGAGACAGACGATGACCGACAGCGTCACTTTGGCTTGGTCGTCGACGACGCAACTGTAGTCGAGAAACGCCTCGAGGAACTCGACGTCGAAGTGCTACCGGGACGGGGCCTGGACTTCCGCGATCCGTGGGGCAATCGAATCCAAATCGTCGCCTACGAAGATATCCAGTACACCAAGCCAGACCACGTCCTGCGTGCCATGGGTCTCGACGAACTGGAGAAGACCGCGGACGCGATTGCAGAACTCGAAGAGAAGGGAATGTCGCCTGAGTAG
- a CDS encoding Fic family protein, translated as MPSHELPDRAPGKYVPYHPHPYYSPEALPVEPTLDIADQTRDLVADAAYQIGRIDGISSTVDFATVLYTSLIRIEAVESAQIEGAEVAYQDVEAYHTKHPSGDGGANIEKDLREALNYETALTYGLDSIEQGEAITLSLIKELHSMLLEDVRNEGDVVGDFRDHMVHLTSPQPGQRPFVPPTPEGLDALMRSLESYIQMGGQYHPLVDAAIIHYFFETVHPFSDGNGRLGRLLIILYLASEGYLESPYIYPSAYFNRHKVEYVERMRAVSEDGAWDEWLTFFLEGLRSQAATSYDRTHRLRELQERYEKEYPGSTNTDQFARQLLQYPYFTAPDLVEYLDVSRRTAYKVVDDLEADGLIEEVTGKERGKEYKAVEVFDILA; from the coding sequence ATGCCCTCTCACGAGCTCCCCGATCGTGCACCGGGAAAATATGTCCCGTATCACCCCCACCCGTACTATTCACCCGAGGCGCTTCCAGTCGAGCCAACGCTCGACATCGCCGATCAGACGCGCGATCTGGTGGCCGATGCCGCGTATCAAATCGGTCGCATTGACGGAATTAGCTCGACGGTCGACTTCGCGACAGTGCTGTATACCTCCCTCATTCGCATCGAAGCTGTCGAATCCGCACAGATCGAAGGGGCAGAGGTTGCATATCAAGACGTCGAGGCGTACCATACAAAACACCCATCAGGCGATGGTGGGGCGAACATCGAGAAAGATCTGCGAGAGGCACTCAATTACGAGACTGCGCTCACGTATGGGCTCGACAGCATCGAGCAGGGCGAGGCAATAACGCTCTCGTTGATCAAAGAACTCCATTCGATGTTGCTCGAGGATGTTCGCAACGAGGGTGATGTCGTCGGAGACTTCCGCGACCATATGGTCCACCTCACGAGCCCACAGCCTGGACAGCGTCCGTTCGTTCCACCGACCCCAGAGGGACTCGATGCGCTGATGCGATCGCTTGAATCGTACATTCAGATGGGTGGGCAGTACCATCCACTCGTCGACGCTGCCATCATCCACTATTTTTTCGAGACGGTGCACCCCTTCTCGGATGGGAACGGTCGCCTCGGCCGATTACTCATCATTCTCTATCTGGCGAGCGAGGGCTACCTCGAAAGTCCCTACATCTACCCGAGCGCATACTTCAATCGCCACAAAGTCGAGTACGTCGAGCGAATGCGTGCGGTGAGTGAGGACGGCGCGTGGGACGAGTGGCTCACGTTCTTCCTCGAAGGACTGCGAAGCCAGGCTGCAACGTCGTACGACCGGACCCATCGACTTCGTGAACTGCAAGAACGCTACGAGAAGGAGTACCCTGGCAGTACGAACACGGACCAGTTCGCTCGACAGTTGCTTCAGTATCCATATTTCACGGCACCGGATCTCGTGGAGTACCTCGATGTCTCACGCCGAACCGCGTACAAGGTCGTCGACGATCTCGAAGCGGATGGGCTCATCGAGGAAGTGACCGGCAAGGAACGCGGGAAAGAGTACAAAGCAGTCGAGGTGTTCGATATTCTGGCGTAG
- a CDS encoding orc1/cdc6 family replication initiation protein: MFERDTEIYLDRDALREDYQPERLVGRDTELERYKTALQPVINGEQPNNIFLYGKTGVGKTAGTRFLLDHLVDDAAQYDDLDLTVKILNCDGLSTSYQIAIHLVNKFRPEAEQISTTGYPRSTVYEMLWDELDRYGGTILIVLDEVDHIDDDSILYQLPRARANGKLEEAKIGIIGISNDFSFRDDLSPKVKSSLCEEELQFPAYDAQELFEILQQRANVAFREDVVDTSVIRLCAAYGAKDAGDARQSLDLLMKAGDLAREAETDSITEDLVREARDVLERGRIREGISGLTQHGHLVLYALVTLDQQEETPVRSRDIRPRYMSFAEQVGIKPLVPRRMRDHLGELSMLGIVTAIERNEGRRGGTYREYAVDMDIDLILTALEETVEEVGIHESVLSLVEQDRTLSEYT; encoded by the coding sequence ATGTTTGAGCGAGATACGGAAATCTATCTAGATCGGGATGCCCTTCGGGAGGACTATCAACCCGAACGTCTCGTCGGACGCGATACGGAACTAGAACGATACAAGACAGCACTACAGCCAGTGATCAACGGAGAGCAGCCCAACAACATCTTCTTGTATGGAAAAACGGGCGTTGGGAAGACTGCAGGAACTCGATTTTTGCTCGATCATCTCGTCGATGACGCAGCACAGTACGATGATCTCGATCTCACTGTCAAGATACTCAACTGCGATGGACTCTCGACGAGCTACCAGATCGCGATCCATCTCGTCAACAAGTTTCGTCCCGAAGCAGAGCAGATCAGTACGACCGGCTATCCTCGATCAACAGTCTACGAGATGCTTTGGGACGAACTCGACCGCTACGGGGGAACGATCCTGATCGTCCTCGACGAGGTCGATCATATCGACGACGATAGTATCCTATATCAACTCCCCCGCGCTCGTGCCAATGGGAAGCTAGAGGAGGCAAAGATCGGGATTATCGGTATCTCTAACGATTTCTCCTTCCGTGACGATCTCTCGCCGAAGGTCAAGAGTTCACTCTGTGAAGAAGAACTCCAGTTCCCGGCCTACGACGCCCAGGAACTCTTCGAGATTCTCCAGCAACGTGCGAACGTTGCCTTCCGTGAAGATGTGGTCGATACGAGTGTGATCAGACTCTGTGCAGCATATGGCGCAAAGGATGCTGGTGATGCTCGCCAGTCACTCGATTTGTTGATGAAAGCCGGCGACCTTGCCCGCGAGGCAGAGACGGATTCGATCACAGAAGACCTGGTACGCGAAGCCAGAGACGTTCTCGAACGAGGGCGGATTCGTGAAGGGATTTCCGGGCTCACACAACACGGTCATCTCGTCTTGTATGCGCTCGTCACGCTTGACCAACAAGAAGAAACACCAGTCCGGTCGCGCGATATTCGTCCTCGATATATGAGTTTTGCAGAACAGGTGGGTATCAAACCGCTCGTCCCCCGACGAATGCGGGATCATCTCGGTGAACTCTCGATGCTGGGGATCGTAACAGCTATCGAACGAAACGAAGGTCGACGAGGTGGGACGTATCGGGAGTATGCAGTGGACATGGATATCGATTTGATTCTGACAGCACTCGAGGAAACTGTCGAGGAAGTCGGCATTCACGAATCTGTGCTCTCGCTTGTCGAGCAAGATCGGACACTCTCAGAGTACACCTGA
- a CDS encoding exodeoxyribonuclease VII large subunit, protein MVGWGCHRNVPQTHTTESLPSPFPTHGNTSPLVFVHPRYERIGTEPATEYSLEALQERLNSEAITFVDTLNDDIASVVEDADELHFDYLVGDVSDCGISSSDYTHFDLVHDESTIHCVLFSFRRSMVDVDLDDGMQVAVKGDLSYYEGGGSISVIVEDAVAICEGRYQQTYEENRQSLEEAGLLDPETKRPFPSVPPTSGSPRAPRAMLARTQ, encoded by the coding sequence ATGGTGGGGTGGGGGTGTCACCGAAACGTCCCTCAGACACACACGACCGAGAGCTTACCCAGTCCATTCCCCACCCACGGGAACACGAGCCCTTTAGTATTCGTCCACCCACGCTACGAGCGAATAGGGACGGAACCAGCTACCGAGTACTCCCTCGAAGCCCTCCAGGAGCGCCTCAACAGCGAGGCGATCACCTTCGTCGATACCCTCAACGACGACATCGCTTCAGTCGTCGAGGATGCCGACGAACTCCACTTCGATTATCTCGTCGGCGACGTCTCAGACTGTGGTATCTCCTCCAGCGATTACACCCACTTCGATCTGGTCCACGACGAGTCGACGATCCACTGCGTGCTCTTTAGCTTTCGTCGTTCTATGGTCGACGTCGACCTCGACGATGGGATGCAAGTCGCGGTCAAGGGCGACCTCTCCTATTACGAGGGCGGTGGCTCGATCTCCGTCATCGTCGAGGACGCCGTCGCAATCTGCGAGGGGCGCTACCAGCAGACCTACGAAGAGAATCGCCAGAGTCTCGAAGAGGCCGGATTGCTCGATCCCGAGACCAAACGTCCCTTCCCGAGCGTCCCGCCCACGTCGGGATCGCCACGAGCGCCGAGAGCGATGCTCGCGAGGACGCAGTGA